One segment of Castanea sativa cultivar Marrone di Chiusa Pesio chromosome 3, ASM4071231v1 DNA contains the following:
- the LOC142627441 gene encoding uncharacterized protein LOC142627441, with translation MGTLLRISHSSFRSYCYSTLTAASIASAKKNPNHNHNQNQNQFLKSVRDQCKSRSFRNVNHAVHLFETMLHMHPLPYIVDFNHILGVITRMKHYPLVITLFKQMGSSGIAPSLPTLNTLINCFCQLNRVDFGFSVLATILKLGYHPDSFTLNTLVKGLCLQGNIAGAVRLVEEMEKNGYKSDAFTCGTILNGLCKIGQTCMAIRLLRKMEEGNFELDLTAYSTIIDSLCKDRLVTEALNLLSEMMSKGIQPDVVTYNSLIQGLCNFSRWREAITLLNEMTQRKIVPSVRTFTILVDTLCKEGMLTEAKEVFDVMIERGIMPDTISYNSLIDGYCLQSKMDDAVKTFNMMDERGCSPDVFSYNILIHGYCKNKRIDEARSLFDEMSNKGVAPNVVSYNTLIGGFFRVERPQAALDLLHKMQTCGQLPNPLTYAILLDGLCKNKKIGDAMALFQEMEDKKLDHNIVFYNILIDSMCNAGELITAREIFSGLLAKGLQPDVRTYTIMIKGFCKEGLIDEASELLEKMDENHFSPNDRTYNTIIQGLLQQNETARAIELIKIMVDKGFSANATTASMLVDLLSTNPSDKALQELLI, from the coding sequence ATGGGTACGCTGCTTCGTATTTCCCACTCTTCTTTTCGTTCTTATTGTTATTCTACTCTGACTGCTGCTAGTATTGCTAGTGCTAAAAAAAACCCgaatcacaatcacaatcagAATCAAAATCAATTCTTGAAATCTGTTAGAGATCAGTGCAAATCTAGAAGCTTTAGGAATGTTAATCATGCCGTACACCTGTTTGAGACAATGCTTCACATGCACCCTTTGCCTTACATTGTTGACTTTAATCACATTTTGGGTGTCATTACAAGAATGAAGCATTACCCATTAGTCATTACTCTATTTAAACAAATGGGCTCATCAGGAATTGCTCCCAGTCTTCCTACTCTCAATACTTTGATTAATTGCTTCTGCCAGTTGAACCGAGTAGATTTTGGGTTCTCTGTCTTAGcaacaattttgaaacttgGTTATCACCCAGACTCTTTTACTCTAAACACCCTTGTCAAGGGGCTCTGTCTTCAAGGTAACATTGCTGGAGCTGTGAGGTTGGTAGAAGAAATGGAGAAGAATGGGTATAAGTCTGATGCATTTACTTGTGGAACAATACTAAATGGTCTGTGTAAGATTGGACAGACTTGTATGGCTATTAGGTTGCTTAGGAAGATGGAAGAAGGGAATTTTGAGCTTGATCTGACAGCGTATAGCACAATCATTGATAGTTTATGTAAGGATAGATTGGTAACTGAGGCTTTGAACCTTTTATCTGAAATGATGAGTAAAGGCATTCAGCCGGACGTTGTCACTTACAATTCCTTAATTCAAGGCCTATGCAATTTCAGCCGGTGGAGAGAGGCTATCACTTTGTTGAATGAGATGACACAGAGGAAGATCGTGCCAAGTGTGAGGACCTTCACTATATTGGTCGACACACTTTGCAAAGAGGGAATGCTGACAGAGGCAAAAGAAGTTTTTGATGTAATGATTGAAAGAGGAATCATGCCTGATACAATCAGTTACAATTCTCTAATTGATGGTTACTGTTTGCAAAGCAAAATGGATGATGCAGTCAAAACATTTAATATGATGGATGAGAGGGGTTGTTCACCTGATGTGTTTAGCTATAACATATTAATCCATGgatattgcaaaaataaaagaattgatgaAGCAAGGAGTCTCTTTGATGAAATGTCCAACAAGGGAGTGGCTCCCAATGTTGTGTCTTATAACACTCTTATAGGTGGGTTTTTTCGAGTGGAGAGACCCCAGGCTGCACTAGACCTATTACATAAGATGCAGACATGTGGCCAACTTCCAAATCCCCTAACCTATGCCATCTTGTTGGATGGCCTTtgtaagaacaaaaaaattgggGACGCGATGGCATTGTTTCAAGAGATGGAAGACAAAAAGTTGGACCATAATATTGTGTTTTACAACATCTTGATTGATAGTATGTGCAATGCTGGGGAACTTATAACTGCAAGAGAAATCTTTAGTGGTCTTCTTGCGAAAGGATTGCAACCTGATGTTCGGACTTACACTATAATGATCAAAGGGTTTTGCAAAGAGGGGCTAATTGATGAAGCAAGTGAGCTGCTAGAGAAAATGGATGAGAACCATTTCTCTCCTAATGATCGAACATATAACACAATCATCCAAGGGTTGTTGCAACAAAATGAGACAGCAAGGGCTATAGAACTTATTAAGATAATGGTTGACAAGGGTTTTTCAGCAAATGCAACCACTGCATCCATGTTGGTTGACTTGCTATCTACAAATCCATCAGATAAAGCACTTCAAGAATTACTTATTTAG